The genomic region GCCGCACCAGGGGCAGTGGATGTGGCGTTCGGTGAGCATGGGTGGGCGCGCCTGCGGCGCGCGGGATTGGTGATTGGGGATTGGGGATTGGGGATTCGGGATTGGAACAGCCTGTGCGTCGTGCGCGGATGAGTACACCGGCGGCGTAGCACTTCAGACTCGCCGGCCCTTGCGAATCCCCAATCCCGAATCCCGGCGCTTCCTGACCTCAAGCCAGGAAGAGTCCGATCAAATCGTTCTGGAACTGCTGACCCAGCGCCGAGGCGCGGAAACGCTCGCCGTCGCTCTCCAGCCAGCCGCGCGCCTGCGCCTGGGCGAAGGCGGCATCGAGCGCGCTGAGCGGCAGGCCGGTGCGGGCCTCGAAGGTCGAGAGGGTGCTGCCTTCGAGCAGGCGCAGCGCGTTCAGCATGAACTCGAAGGGCAGATCGGCGGCGGCGAGCCGCTGATCACCGCCGATCCGCGCGGGGCTGGCGGCGGCGTCCAGATAGGCCTGCGGATGCTTCAGTTTCCAGCGCCGCAGGATGGCGTCTTCGGCGGGCAGGGTGATCTTGCCGTGGGCGCCGGCGCCGATGCCGAGGTAGTCGCCGAACTGCCAGTAGTTAAGGTTGTGCTGGCTGCGTCGGCCGGGCCGCGCATAGGCCGAGATCTCGTACTGCGCATAGCCGGCTTCGGCCAGGCGCTGCTGGCAGGCCGCCTGCATGTCCCAGGCGCTGTCCTCATCGGGCAGACCCGGCGGCGGCTTGGCCGCGAACAGCGTGTTCGGCTCCAGCGTCAGGTGGTAGTGGCTCAGGTGCTCGGGCGCGAGTTCGAGGGCCTGCTCAAGGTCCGACAGCGCGCCGTCGAGCGTTTGCCCGGGCAAGGCATACATGAGGTCGAGATTGATGTTGTCGAAGCCGGCGGCGCGGGCGAGCGCGAAAGCGCGCTTGGCCTGGCCGCCGTCGTGGATGCGGCCGAGTGCCGCCAGGCGCGCATCGTCGAAGCTCTGCACGCCGAAGCTGATGCGGTTCACGCCGGCCGCGCGGTAGGCCTCGAAGCGGTCGAACTCGGCGGTGCCGGGGTTGGTTTCGAGCGTGACCTCGAGCCCCGGCATCAGCCGCAGGCGCGCGGCGACGCCCTCGACGATCTCGCCGATCGCCGCGCCCGGAAACAGGCTGGGCGTGCCGCCGCCAAAGAAAATGCTCGACACCGGTCGGCCCCAGACCTGCGGCAGCTCCTGGTCGAGATCGGCCAGCAGCGCGCGCACGTAGTCGGCCACCGGCAGCGCCTCGGGCGCGCGGTGCGAGTTGAAATCGCAGTACGGGCATTTGCGCACGCACCAGGGGATGTGGATATAGAGCGCGAGTGGCGGCAGGCTGAGCACGGGCGGCGGAACCAGGGAGCGGTCGCGCAGCATGCCAGCCGCTGCGTGAGCCGGACAGACGCCCGCGGCCACGCTTTCGGCGGGTGCTTGCGCGGGTCACCGCCGGGATCGACGCAAACCCGCGGCCTGAATCTTGCAGCCATGGCTGGGTTTTCGATCTGCCGCGGCCCTGCGCCGCAGGCAGCGCGGCCAACAGGGCATCGAAAGGGGGCAGGGGGCTTGGACGCGAACACCGTGCTGCGCTCGGGGCGCATCTTGGAACTGCCGCCGCAGTTCGATGCCGGCACGCTCGGTCGCGGCGTGCTGCGCCTGTTCGCCCATTCCACCCGCACCGCCCTGGCGCTGCTGGCCCACGACGGCCGCCTCGTGTGGGTGAACCCGGCCTTCGACGGCCTGGGCCTGTGCGCGGGCGACGCCTGGCTGGGCCAGCCCCTGCTGTCGCTGCTGGCGCCCGGTGCGCCCGCCGACGAGCCCGACGACACCGCCCTCTTGCGCATGGCCCTGCAGCAGCACGCCGCCACCCACACCACGCTGTCGGTGCGCACGCCGGACGGCCGCCGTCTGTGGCTGGAGGCCGACCTGCAGCCGCTGCGCGAGCAGGGCGCCCCGGCGGCCGGTTTCGCCCTGGTGCTGCACGACGTCAGCGCGCAGGTGCGCGAGCGCCGGCGTCTGCGTCGGCTGATCGACTCCACCATCGCCGGCATCGTCGTGCAGGACGCCTCGGGCCGCATCGTCGACTGCAATGCCGAAGCCGAGCGCCTGCTCGGCCGCAGCCGCACCCAGCTGCTCGCCAGCAGCTCCGAGAGCGGCGACTGGGAGGCGATCCACGAGGACGGCAGCCCCTACCCGGGCAGCGAGCATCCCGGCATGCGCGTGCTCCGCGATGGCAAAGCCGTGCGCGGGGCCGTCATGGGCATCCGCCTGCCCAGCGGCGAGCGCCGCTGGATCGAGGTCAACACCGAGCTGATGACCGACCACGACAGCGGCGAGCGTTCGGTGGTCAACAGCTTCATCAACCTCACCGCGCAAAAGGCGGTACAGGCGCAGATGCACGCCGAACGCGAGCGCCTGCTGGCCAGCCTTGAGAGCACGCGTGCAGGCGTCTGGGAATGGCAGGTCGACAGCGGCGAACTGCAGATCGACGCGCGCTGGGCCGAGATCATCGGCGAGACCATCGAGCGCCTGCAGCCGGTGCGCATGGAGCGCATGGTCCAGCGCATTCACCCCGACGATCTGGCGCGCGTGCAGTCGGCCGCCGAAGACCATTTCAGCGGCCGCGGCAAGCACTACGAATGCGAGCTGCGCCTGCGCCATCGCGAGGGCCACTGGGTGTGGGTGCTGGTGCGCGGCCGGGTCGCCCTGCGCGATGCCGCCGGCCAGCCTCTACGGGTCTATGGCACCCACACCGAGATCAGCCAGCGCAAGCGCACCGAGGCCGAGCTCGCGCGCACCCAGGTGCTGCTGCAGGGCCTGTTCGAGCGCTCGCCGCTGGGCGTGGCGCTGAACGATCTGGTCGGCGGGCGCTTTCTCGATGCCAATGCCGCGCTGCTGCGCATGCTCGGCTACAGCCGCGAGCAGCTGCTCACGGCGAGCTACTGGGACATCACCCCGCGCGACTACGCCGAGGCCGAAGCCGAGCAGCTGCGCAGCCTGATGCAGATCGGCGCCTATGGGCCCTACGAGAAAGAGTTCCTGCATTCGAGCGGACGTCGACTGCCGGTGCTGCTGTCGGGCATCCGCATCACCCAACCCGACGGCGGCGAGCAGATCTGGTCGGTGGTGCAGGACCTGTCCGAGCGCCGTCTGTTCGAGCAGCAGCTGCAGCGCGCCGCGCTGACCGATGAGCTGACCGGGCTGCCCAATCGCGGCCTGCTGCTGCAGCGGCTGCAGCAGGTGCTGCGCGATATCCGCCTGGGTCGCGTGCCCGGCGCGGCCCTGCTTTTCATCGACTTCGACCGCTTCAAGCAGATCAACGACAGCCACGGTCACGACGCCGGCGATGAGCTGCTGCGCAAAGCGGCGATGCGCATGCGTGCGGCCCTGCGTGCTGATGACATCGGCCTGCACGCCGCCAGCGGCAACGTGGTCGCGCGCTTTGGCGGCGACGAGTTCGTGGTGCTGCTCGCCGATGTGCACCAGCCCGACGCGGCGGCCCAGCTGGCCGAACGCCTGGTCGAAACCGTGGCGCATGGCTACCGGCTGGGCGGCGCAGAGGTGCGGCTGGACGTCAGCGTCGGCGTGGTCCTGCTCGACGATGGCACCGCAAGCGCCGACGAAATCCTGCGCCGCGCCGACCGCGCCATGTACCGCGCCAAGGACGCCGGCGGTGGCCGGGTCGAGGTTTGCGGCGACTGATCCGGCTCCGCTGGCTCAGCCCGCGACCGGATGCGCCTTGAAGAAGGCCCGCACCTCGGCCAGCACCTCGGCGCGCGCGTCCTCCAGCACGTAGTGGCCGGCGTCGGCGTACTCGCGGGCCTGCGCCTGCGGCAGCGCGCGGCGGAATTCGCGCAGGCAGGTGTGATCGAAGACGAAATCCTGCATGCCCCACAGCAGCAGGGCCGGGCGGTCGGCGAACTCGGGCAGGCGGCGGCCGATCTCGGCCACGGTGTTCCAGGCCGGGTCGCCCGCGCCGAGCGGAATGTCCTGCACAAAGCGCAGGGTGGCGATGCGGTTCGCCCAGCTGTCGTAGGGCGCGGTGAACGCGCGGCGCTCATCCGCCGGCATCGGCTTCTTCACCGCCAGCTTCGTGGCGCCGGCCGAGAAGGCATTGAAACCGCGGATCAGCAGGGCGCCCAGCGACGAATCGCGGCCCAGCTTGAGCAGGCCGGGCAGGCGCTTGTCGGCCGGCATGCTGAAACCGGCGGTGTTCAGCAGCACCAGCCGCAGCACCCGCTGCGGATGCCGCAGCGCCCAGCCGAGGCCGATCAGCCCGCCCCAGTCGTGCAGCACCAGAGTGACCGGGCGCTCGGGCTCGATCGCGGCCAGCAGGCGATCGAGGTCGTCGATGCGGCTGTCCAGCGTGTAGCGGTAGCGGCTGTCGTCGGGCTTGTCGGAGTAGCCCATGCCGATGTGGTCGGGCACGATGCAGCGGTGGCTGCCGCGCAGGGCCAGCACCAGGTGGCGGTAGTAGTAGGACCAGGTCGGATTGCCGTGGACCATCACCACAGCCGGGCCCTGGCCCTCGTCGAGGTAGCTCATTTCGAGGCCGTCGCCGCGGTCGAAACGGCGCGGCTGGAACGGGTAGTCGGGAAGGTTCAAGCGCACGCGCCCAGGCCGAGAAGGGCGCCTATGGTAGCCGCTCGCCGCGCAGGCCCCAGCCCGCCCGCGGAACGCCGCTTGCATCCGGCTGCGCATGCTCGCGCACTTGCATCGCTGTCCGCCGCCTCACCGGCGTCGCCCGGGCGCCCTGCTGCGCGCCTGCAGCTGGCTGCTCGGGCTCGCACTGGCAGCGCCGGCCTGGGCCTTGGACCCGAGCACCGACTTCGGCGACTACCTGCTGGAGCGCTGGACCGCCGAAGACGGCCTGCCGCAGATCACCGTGCTGACCCTCGCCCAGGACAGCCAGGGCTACCTCTGGGTCGGCACGCAGAACGGCATCGCCCGCTTCGACGGCCGCCGCTTCCACACCTTCAACCGGGTCAACACCGGCCTTGACCTCACTATGCCTGCCGCCAGTCTCGCCGGGCCCGACGGCGCGGTCTGGTTCGGCACGCCGCGCGGCCTGCTGCGCCAGCAGAACGGCCGCTTCGAAGAGGTCGCGATCGCCTCGGCGCCGACCTCGGTGCGCGCCCTGCAGTTCTGGGACGGCCAGCTGCTGGCTGCGACCGTCGACGGCCTGCGCAGCCCGGGTCGCCCCGGCCGGCCTGAATACCTCGGCGGCGAGTCCGTGCATGCCCTGGCGCTCGATGCTGTCGATCGCCTGTGGGCGGCGGCCGAGAGCGCGCTGTTCCTGCTTGAACTCGGGCATGAGGCGCGCCGTATCGCGCTGCCGCAGGCCGATACCCGGCCGCTGGCGCTGGCGGTGTGGCAGGGCGCCATCGTGCTCGGCAGTCGCGACGGCGTGTGGCGCTTCGATCTCGGCGACGGCGTGTGGTCGCGGCTGTTCCCTGACCTCGCCGGCCAGGCGGTGCCGACCCTGCGGGTCGATCGCCACGGCAATCTGTGGGCCGCGAGCGTCGAGCATCTGCAGCGCCTGCGCCCTGACGGCGCGCTGGAAGCCATCGGTGAAGCCGAGTTCGTGGCGCGGCCCTGGCTGCACGTGATCTTCGAGGACCGCGAGGGCGACCTCTGGTTGGGCAGCCAGCGCGAGAGCCTGCTGCGCATCAGCGACTCGGCCCTGCGCGTGATCGGCCGCCGCCAAGGGCTGCACGACAACCTGCTGTGGAGCGTGCTGGACGATGGCGAGGGCGGGCTGTGGGTGGGTACCAATGGCGGCCTGGCGCACTGGCGTCCCGACGCCGGGTTCGCCAGGGTCGAACAGGGCGACGCGCTGCCGGATCCCGCCGTCTACAGCCTGCACCGCGATCCGCAGGGCAGCGTCTGGCTGGGCACGCGTGCGGGGCTGGCGCGGCTGCGCGAGGGCGCCATCGAAGTCGCTCCGGCGTTCCAGCCGCTCGCCTCGGCGCAGATCACCAGCTTTGCCGACGACGAGGGCGCGCTCTGGATCGGCAGCCTTGAAGGGCTCTGGCGCTGGAAGGACGGCGCACTTGCGCGCTTCGGCGCGGCACCCGGCTCGCCCGAGGCGCGCATCCGCAGCCTGCTGCGACAGGAGGACGGCAGCCTGCTGGTCGGCACCGAAGGCGGCCTGCGCCGCCTGCGCGGCGAGCACTGGGACAGCCCGGCCTGGGCCGAATCGCTCAACGGCAGCTTCATCTCCAGCCTGCGCCCGCTGCCGGATGGCGCGCTGCTGCTGACCACCCTCGACAAGGGCATCGCGCTGTACCGCCTGGGTGAGCTGCGCAGCTTCGGCCCGCCGGACGGCCTGCCCTCGGCCAACGCCTGGACCTCCGACCTGGTGGGCACCTACGTCTATATCAGCACCAACGACGGCGCCTACCGGCTGCCGCTGGCGCGCATGTTCGACGCCGATCGTGAGGCCGGACTGCAGGCTGAAGTCGTGATCCGCGCGGTCAACCGCGCCCGCGGCGACCAGCGCATGGGCTGCTGCAACGGCGGCGGCCACGCGCGCAGCGCGCGGGTCGGCACCCAGCTCTTCTACCCGACCACCAACGGCCTGATCCGGCTCGACAGCGAGCGCGTGCAGCAGGCCGCCGACTGGCCGGGGCTGTCGATTGAAGCCGTGGAAACCAGCGCGGGCGCGCTCGACTTCCCCCAGCAGGTGCGCGTCGACCAGCCGCCGCGCGATCTGGCGATCCGCTTTGCCGGGGTCAGCCTGCGCCACGCCAACGAGATCCAGTTCCGCTATCGCCTCGACGGTTACCAGAGCCGGTGGACGGACGCGGTCGGCCTGCGTGCGGTCTACACCGGGCTGCCGCCGGGCGACTACCGTTTCCTGCTGGAGGGCCGGTTCTCCGGCCGCGAGTGGCAGCGCGCGCAGACGCCGCTCGACATCACGGTGGCGCCGGCCTGGCACGAGCTGCGCAGCGTGCATCTCGCCGCTGTGCTGGTCCTGCTCGGCCTGCTCACGCTGGGCTGGCGCTACAGCCTGGGCCGCAGCGAGCGGCAGCGACGCGCGCTGGCCGAGGCCGTGCGCGAGCGCACCGAAGCGCTGGATCGCGCCAACGAGCGCTTGCGCAGCGCCAATGCCGCGCTGCTGGAGGAAAGCCGCACCGATGCGCTGACCGGCTGCGCCAATCGCCGCGCCGCGCTGCGCCTGCTGTCGGAGTGGCCGGCCTACGCCCTGATGCTGGTCGACCTCGACCACTTCAAGGCGCTGAACGATCGCCACGGTCACGCCGCCGGCGATCAGGTGCTGATCACGGCGGCCACCTTGATGCGCGCGCGCCTCGGGCCCTCCGCCGTGCTGGCGCGCTGGGGCGGCGAGGAGTTCCTGGTGATCTGGCCGGGGCTGGATCTGCCGCAGGCGCTGGCGGAAGCCGAGCAGCTGCGCGCGACGCTGGCGCAGGCCGCCTTCCACACCCTGGGCGGCCAGGCTCTGCGCGTCACCTGCTCGATCGGTGTCGCCGAGCATCCTCTGCACGGCAGCCGCGGCGACTGGCAGCTCTCGCTGGAGCTGGCCGATCGCGCCCTGTACCGGGCCAAGGCCAACGGCCGCAACCGCGTCGAAGGCGCGCAGCTGGAGCTCGCTCCCGGCCAGGCACTGCCCGCAGCGGGCGAAACCCAGGCCCTCGACGCCCTGGTTCAGCAAGGCAGCCTGCGCTTTACCCGCCCACGCGTGCTGCGGATCGGCTGAAGGCCGCTGTGTAGACTGCGGCGCGCTTCTCGCCCACACGCCCAAGGTCTGCATGAGCCCCGCCGAACCGAACCCCGCGGTCGATACCGCCAGCCTGCGCCTGCTCGATGCCGCCAGCGCGGCCCGCCGACTGAGCCGGGTCGATGCCGCCGAAGCCGCGGAGGCGCTGGTGCATCTCACCCATGGACAGGCCGCCGAGGTGCTGGAGCAGCTCAGCGAAGGCCAGCGCGCGGCGATCCGCGCCGCCGGCGTGTCCGGTCTGCCCGATGCGCGCGCGCTGGACTATCCCGAGGGCTGCGTCGGTCGACTGCTGGAATCCGCCCCCGCCGTGTTCGCGCCCGAGCTGCGCGTCGATGCCGCCATCGAAGCCCTGCGCGAGATCGTCCAGCGGCGCATGGTGATCTACGTCTTTGTGGTTGATGCACAGCAGCGCCTGCAGGGTGTGGTGGCTTTCCGCGAGCTGGTGTTCGCGCGGCCTGAGCAGACGCTGGCCGACATCATGCTGCGCCAGCCTTTCAGCCTGCGGCCGGAAATGCCCCTGGAAGAGGCCATGCGCGAAGTGGTGACCCGGCACTACCCGGTGTATCCGGTCTGCGATGGCGAAGCTCGGCTGATTGGTCTCGTGCCCGGCGCGGTGCTGTTCGAGCAGCAGGCCTTCGAGATCTCGGCCCAGGCCGGTGCGATGGTCGGCGTCGAGCGCGAGGAGCGACTCGCCACGCCGCTGTGGCGCAGCTTCCGCTTCCGCCATCCCTGGCTGCTGATCAATCTGCTCACCGTGTTCCTGGCAGCGGGCGTTGTCGGTGCGTTCGAGCATGCGATCGAGCAGCTGGTGGTGCTGGCGCTGTTCCTGCCGGTGCTGGCGGGGCAGTGCGGCAACCTCGGCGCGCAGTCGCTGGCGGTGACCCTGCGCGCGATGACGCTGGGCGAGACCCGGCAGATCCGACCGCTCAAGCTCGCCGGCAAAGAGGCCTTGCTCGGTCTGGTCAACGGCCTGATCACCGGCGCCTTGGCCGCCGCTGCGATGTACTGGGCGGCCGGACGCAATCCGGGCGGTGATCCGCTGCAGCTGGCCCTCGTGACCTTCACGGCGATGAGCATCGGCTGCGCGCTCGCCGGTGTGGCTGGCGCGCTGGTGCCGCTCGCGCTGAAGCGCGCCGGCGCCGATCCGGCGACCGCGTCCGCCATCCTGCTGAGCACCGCCACCGACGTGCTCAGCATGGGGCTGTTCCTGGGGCT from Lysobacterales bacterium harbors:
- a CDS encoding oxygen-independent coproporphyrinogen III oxidase-like protein, which encodes MLRDRSLVPPPVLSLPPLALYIHIPWCVRKCPYCDFNSHRAPEALPVADYVRALLADLDQELPQVWGRPVSSIFFGGGTPSLFPGAAIGEIVEGVAARLRLMPGLEVTLETNPGTAEFDRFEAYRAAGVNRISFGVQSFDDARLAALGRIHDGGQAKRAFALARAAGFDNINLDLMYALPGQTLDGALSDLEQALELAPEHLSHYHLTLEPNTLFAAKPPPGLPDEDSAWDMQAACQQRLAEAGYAQYEISAYARPGRRSQHNLNYWQFGDYLGIGAGAHGKITLPAEDAILRRWKLKHPQAYLDAAASPARIGGDQRLAAADLPFEFMLNALRLLEGSTLSTFEARTGLPLSALDAAFAQAQARGWLESDGERFRASALGQQFQNDLIGLFLA
- a CDS encoding PAS domain S-box protein — its product is MDANTVLRSGRILELPPQFDAGTLGRGVLRLFAHSTRTALALLAHDGRLVWVNPAFDGLGLCAGDAWLGQPLLSLLAPGAPADEPDDTALLRMALQQHAATHTTLSVRTPDGRRLWLEADLQPLREQGAPAAGFALVLHDVSAQVRERRRLRRLIDSTIAGIVVQDASGRIVDCNAEAERLLGRSRTQLLASSSESGDWEAIHEDGSPYPGSEHPGMRVLRDGKAVRGAVMGIRLPSGERRWIEVNTELMTDHDSGERSVVNSFINLTAQKAVQAQMHAERERLLASLESTRAGVWEWQVDSGELQIDARWAEIIGETIERLQPVRMERMVQRIHPDDLARVQSAAEDHFSGRGKHYECELRLRHREGHWVWVLVRGRVALRDAAGQPLRVYGTHTEISQRKRTEAELARTQVLLQGLFERSPLGVALNDLVGGRFLDANAALLRMLGYSREQLLTASYWDITPRDYAEAEAEQLRSLMQIGAYGPYEKEFLHSSGRRLPVLLSGIRITQPDGGEQIWSVVQDLSERRLFEQQLQRAALTDELTGLPNRGLLLQRLQQVLRDIRLGRVPGAALLFIDFDRFKQINDSHGHDAGDELLRKAAMRMRAALRADDIGLHAASGNVVARFGGDEFVVLLADVHQPDAAAQLAERLVETVAHGYRLGGAEVRLDVSVGVVLLDDGTASADEILRRADRAMYRAKDAGGGRVEVCGD
- a CDS encoding alpha/beta fold hydrolase, producing MQAAFRGRAGACAASGYHRRPSRPGRVRLNLPDYPFQPRRFDRGDGLEMSYLDEGQGPAVVMVHGNPTWSYYYRHLVLALRGSHRCIVPDHIGMGYSDKPDDSRYRYTLDSRIDDLDRLLAAIEPERPVTLVLHDWGGLIGLGWALRHPQRVLRLVLLNTAGFSMPADKRLPGLLKLGRDSSLGALLIRGFNAFSAGATKLAVKKPMPADERRAFTAPYDSWANRIATLRFVQDIPLGAGDPAWNTVAEIGRRLPEFADRPALLLWGMQDFVFDHTCLREFRRALPQAQAREYADAGHYVLEDARAEVLAEVRAFFKAHPVAG
- a CDS encoding diguanylate cyclase; translated protein: MLAHLHRCPPPHRRRPGALLRACSWLLGLALAAPAWALDPSTDFGDYLLERWTAEDGLPQITVLTLAQDSQGYLWVGTQNGIARFDGRRFHTFNRVNTGLDLTMPAASLAGPDGAVWFGTPRGLLRQQNGRFEEVAIASAPTSVRALQFWDGQLLAATVDGLRSPGRPGRPEYLGGESVHALALDAVDRLWAAAESALFLLELGHEARRIALPQADTRPLALAVWQGAIVLGSRDGVWRFDLGDGVWSRLFPDLAGQAVPTLRVDRHGNLWAASVEHLQRLRPDGALEAIGEAEFVARPWLHVIFEDREGDLWLGSQRESLLRISDSALRVIGRRQGLHDNLLWSVLDDGEGGLWVGTNGGLAHWRPDAGFARVEQGDALPDPAVYSLHRDPQGSVWLGTRAGLARLREGAIEVAPAFQPLASAQITSFADDEGALWIGSLEGLWRWKDGALARFGAAPGSPEARIRSLLRQEDGSLLVGTEGGLRRLRGEHWDSPAWAESLNGSFISSLRPLPDGALLLTTLDKGIALYRLGELRSFGPPDGLPSANAWTSDLVGTYVYISTNDGAYRLPLARMFDADREAGLQAEVVIRAVNRARGDQRMGCCNGGGHARSARVGTQLFYPTTNGLIRLDSERVQQAADWPGLSIEAVETSAGALDFPQQVRVDQPPRDLAIRFAGVSLRHANEIQFRYRLDGYQSRWTDAVGLRAVYTGLPPGDYRFLLEGRFSGREWQRAQTPLDITVAPAWHELRSVHLAAVLVLLGLLTLGWRYSLGRSERQRRALAEAVRERTEALDRANERLRSANAALLEESRTDALTGCANRRAALRLLSEWPAYALMLVDLDHFKALNDRHGHAAGDQVLITAATLMRARLGPSAVLARWGGEEFLVIWPGLDLPQALAEAEQLRATLAQAAFHTLGGQALRVTCSIGVAEHPLHGSRGDWQLSLELADRALYRAKANGRNRVEGAQLELAPGQALPAAGETQALDALVQQGSLRFTRPRVLRIG
- a CDS encoding magnesium transporter produces the protein MSPAEPNPAVDTASLRLLDAASAARRLSRVDAAEAAEALVHLTHGQAAEVLEQLSEGQRAAIRAAGVSGLPDARALDYPEGCVGRLLESAPAVFAPELRVDAAIEALREIVQRRMVIYVFVVDAQQRLQGVVAFRELVFARPEQTLADIMLRQPFSLRPEMPLEEAMREVVTRHYPVYPVCDGEARLIGLVPGAVLFEQQAFEISAQAGAMVGVEREERLATPLWRSFRFRHPWLLINLLTVFLAAGVVGAFEHAIEQLVVLALFLPVLAGQCGNLGAQSLAVTLRAMTLGETRQIRPLKLAGKEALLGLVNGLITGALAAAAMYWAAGRNPGGDPLQLALVTFTAMSIGCALAGVAGALVPLALKRAGADPATASAILLSTATDVLSMGLFLGLASLVLL